In Pseudopipra pipra isolate bDixPip1 chromosome 5, bDixPip1.hap1, whole genome shotgun sequence, the following proteins share a genomic window:
- the LOC135414448 gene encoding retinoic acid-induced protein 3-like, which yields MTTSPPQGCGSIHADYYLLCDTEMAWGIVLESLAAAGILITIFLICSLFFLICKVQDNSKRHMISVYFFFLLGTLGIFGLTFAFIIKLNDRTRPTRFFLFGVIFALCFSCLLTHACNLSKLVRGRKPFSWRVLLLLIISFALVQVVISIEYLVTMLVNQKDNFLNMSREDTNKDFVMLLIYVLFLMALTFLVSIFTFCGSYKSWKRHGAHIFVTVLFSIAIWVVWITMLTKGNTVLKKETWDDPVVAIALVSNGWIFLIMYIVPEICFLTAPLKLEDYPPENDFCQPKLIKQATGVDNRAYTQDEIVRGNTGDPSYSPYTSHFPMKAIEPQNDFSIPRAKARTSPYHDYTGGKSPM from the exons ATGACAACCTCACCTCCCCAAGGCTGCGGCAGCATCCATGCTGACTACTACCTGCTTTGTGACACAGAGATGGCCTGGGGGATTGTCCTGGAGTCGCTGGCTGCAGCAGGCATCCTCATCACCATTTTCCTCATCTGCTCGCTCTTCTTTCTCATCTGCAAAGTCCAAGACAACAGCAAGCGGCACATGATCTCCgtctattttttctttctcttaggCACACTTGGCATTTTTGGTCTCACTTTTGCCTTCATCATTAAACTCAATGACAGGACTCGCCCCACTCGCTTCTTCCTATTTGGAGTCATCTTTGCTCTCTGCTTCTCATGCCTCCTCACCCATGCCTGCAACCTCAGCAAACTAGTGAGAGGAAGAAAGCCCTTCTCCTGgcgggtgctgctgctcctcattATTTCCTTTGCCCTGGTACAAGTTGTGATCAGTATTGAGTACTTAGTCACCATGCTAGTAAACCAGAAGGACAATTTTCTGAATATGTCTCGGGAGGATACCAACAAGGACTTTGTCATGCTTTTGATCTACGTGCTCTTCTTGATGGCTCTGACCTTCTTGGTTTCCATTTTCACATTCTGTGGGTCATACAAAAGCTGGAAGAGGCACGGGGCACACATCTTTGTCACTGTCCTGTTCTCCATTGCCATTTGGGTAGTGTGGATCACTATGCTCACAAAAGGCAACACAGttctaaaaaaagaaacctgGGATGATCCTGTCGTGGCCATTGCTCTGGTGTCCAATGGTTGGATTTTCCTGATAATGTATATCGTCCCTGAAATTTGCTTCCTCACTGCTCCTCTGAAGCTAGAGGACTACCCTCCAGAAAATGACTTCTGCCAGCCCAAACTCATAAAGCAGGCAACTGGCGTGGACAACCGTGCCTACACCCAAGATGAAATTGTGCGAG GAAACACAGGAGACCCCAGCTACTCCCCATACACTTCTCACTTTCCGATGAAG GCCATCGAACCCCAGAATGATTTCTCCATCCCTCGCGCCAAGGCCCGGACGAGCCCATACCATGACTACACTGGTGGGAAAAGCCCCATGTAG